One part of the Gemmatimonas sp. UBA7669 genome encodes these proteins:
- a CDS encoding helix-turn-helix domain-containing protein codes for MRTDGASLSPQAWVGIVSACAIAGVLLLHPLTMVIYWFEFHPAHAASGTVANFVLERMVGVFQRRMVGMTGIFAALGVLLGLPAVVLTRAFTVRGDRIRSLELELNRGIPDLIAAGESEILEFKSSARWDRNTGKVGRAVEAAIVRTVAALMNHRGGSLLIGVSDNGEIVGIEEDLATLRRRDRDGFEAYLVGLLAHSLGAAVLRHVHVAFSRLEGKELCRVVVQRSRGPVYVMDGSTARYFVRTGNTSRELDAREAVLHTAGRQTEPES; via the coding sequence GTGAGGACCGACGGAGCCAGCCTGTCGCCGCAGGCTTGGGTCGGCATTGTGTCGGCCTGCGCCATCGCCGGAGTGCTGTTGCTGCACCCGCTGACGATGGTAATCTATTGGTTCGAGTTCCACCCGGCGCACGCCGCATCCGGCACGGTCGCCAACTTCGTCCTTGAACGGATGGTTGGGGTATTCCAGCGACGGATGGTAGGTATGACGGGCATCTTCGCCGCGCTCGGTGTGCTCCTGGGGCTTCCGGCCGTCGTGTTGACCCGCGCATTCACGGTGAGGGGAGATCGCATTCGGTCTCTGGAGCTTGAACTGAATCGCGGCATCCCAGACCTGATTGCTGCTGGCGAGAGCGAAATCCTCGAGTTCAAGTCTTCGGCACGCTGGGACCGGAACACCGGGAAGGTTGGCCGCGCCGTCGAGGCGGCGATCGTGCGCACGGTCGCCGCCTTGATGAACCATCGTGGCGGCTCGCTGTTGATTGGCGTGTCAGACAACGGAGAGATTGTCGGAATCGAGGAGGATCTGGCGACGCTGCGCCGTCGCGATCGCGACGGGTTCGAAGCGTACCTCGTGGGCCTGCTCGCGCATTCCTTGGGTGCGGCGGTCCTCCGACACGTGCACGTCGCGTTCAGTCGGCTGGAAGGAAAGGAACTCTGCCGCGTCGTCGTGCAACGCAGCCGCGGTCCGGTGTATGTGATGGATGGATCGACAGCGCGATACTTCGTGCGCACGGGAAACACTTCGCGAGAACTGGACGCACGCGAAGCCGTGCTGCACACGGCCGGTCGCCAGACGGAGCCGGAATCCTAG
- a CDS encoding cytochrome b, with the protein MTSAPRPSSGWWQRRLDIASLRRSLLDREMPGGLTWWHTLGSATLTVFLLQAVTGAVLAMYYAPSPDHAYESIRYLEGQVHLGRVLRGVHNWGASAMVVLALLHMVRVFSFGAYKYPREANWVVGVGLLGLVMAFGFTGYLLPWDQRAYWATQVGTSIAGTVPGVGGAVAVLLRGGTQLGAETLTRFYALHVLWLPAAIIGLIGLHLVMIVRQGIAAPPRVLAGDEVADSLHGADRAPSQVPRRLSGTRRPDGTVRFTLSAVEVTAHRWQVQLLRAGDATLDPAVTVAEFGPGPPPVHSSGTHAVRTAGWLVVGVMATMMLVSSGGWW; encoded by the coding sequence GTGACCTCGGCGCCTCGTCCCAGCTCTGGGTGGTGGCAGCGACGGCTCGACATCGCCTCGCTCCGGCGTTCGTTGCTCGATCGCGAGATGCCCGGCGGGCTGACCTGGTGGCACACACTCGGCAGCGCGACGTTGACGGTGTTCCTGCTGCAGGCGGTCACGGGCGCGGTGCTCGCGATGTACTACGCCCCGTCGCCCGACCACGCTTACGAGAGCATCCGTTACCTCGAGGGGCAGGTCCACTTGGGGCGCGTCCTGCGAGGCGTGCATAATTGGGGTGCCAGTGCGATGGTCGTGCTCGCCCTGCTCCACATGGTGCGCGTGTTTTCGTTCGGAGCGTACAAGTACCCCCGCGAGGCCAACTGGGTCGTGGGTGTCGGCCTTCTCGGCTTGGTGATGGCGTTCGGCTTCACGGGATACCTATTGCCGTGGGACCAACGAGCGTATTGGGCCACACAGGTGGGTACCAGCATTGCCGGAACGGTGCCCGGCGTCGGGGGGGCGGTCGCCGTCCTGCTCCGCGGCGGAACGCAACTCGGAGCGGAAACACTGACCCGCTTCTACGCCTTGCATGTGCTGTGGCTGCCGGCGGCGATCATCGGGTTGATCGGGCTGCATCTCGTGATGATTGTGCGGCAGGGCATCGCTGCGCCACCGCGCGTGCTCGCGGGCGACGAGGTAGCCGACTCGCTGCACGGCGCGGATCGCGCGCCGAGTCAGGTGCCGCGCCGATTGAGCGGCACTCGGCGGCCCGACGGGACGGTGCGATTCACGCTGAGTGCAGTAGAGGTCACGGCGCATCGCTGGCAGGTACAGTTGCTCCGCGCTGGCGATGCAACACTCGATCCGGCCGTGACGGTCGCGGAGTTCGGACCGGGGCCGCCTCCCGTGCACTCGTCCGGTACACACGCCGTTCGCACTGCAGGGTGGCTGGTCGTTGGCGTGATGGCAACGATGATGCTCGTGTCATCGGGGGGGTGGTGGTGA